From the genome of Francisella tularensis subsp. tularensis:
TGTTGCAACTATTACAGCTGTTGGTAATCATTATGGTTTTTCACAAATTTTTGCAAAACAAGTTGCTGCTCTAGGTAATGAAGATGATATTTTATTAGTTATTACAACTAGTGGTGATTCTGAGAATATCCTTAGTGCTGTAGAAGAGGCACATGATCTGGAAATGAAAGTAATAGCATTAACTGGTGGCAGTGGCGGAGCACTGCAGAATATGTATAATACCGATGATATTGAACTAAGAGTGCCATCAGATAATATAGCAAATATTCAAGAAAATCATTTTCTCATAGTTCATTGCTTATGTGATATTATCGATCAGAAATTATTTGCAGGCTTAGAAGACTAGTATAACGATGTTTAGACCAATAACTAAAAATCTATGTTTATTAATAGCTGCGTTTAGTTTATCAGCATGTGGAATTATACAACCATACACAGCTCCTGTACCGCAAGGTAAAGAGATAAAAGATAAAAAGCTTTTTGAAATTAAGCCAAATATGACAAAAAGTGAGGTTACTTATATTCTTGGTTCTCCTGATATTATAGATACTTTTAATCCTAATCAATATGTATATATAAATACTTATAAGAGAAATATGCAAGATACTCAGTTTAGTGAGTCAAAGCTAATATTAACCTTTAATAATCAAGATAGGCTCATAGGTATATCAGGTAACTATGCGCCACCAACTAAGGATCCTGTATTCTAGAACTCACAACGAATATTGTAACTACAATATAGATATACTAAAAAAGTACGGTAGAGTTTGATAAATTACTTAATTAAGCAGCTGTAGCAAGAGCTTTGATTTTAGCGCTTAAACGAGATTTATGTCTAGCAGCTTTGTTTTTGTGGATTAGACCTTTAGAAGCATACTTATCTAATATAGGAACAACTTTAGCAAAGTTTTCTTTTGCTGCCTCTACATCACCTTTTTCAATTGCATAAGCAGTTTTCTTTAAGAAAGTTCTCATCATTGAACGACGAGCAACATTATGTTGACGATTTCTTTCAGCTTGAATAATTCTCTTTTTTGCTTGTTTTGAGTTAGCCAATTTAATTCTCCAGTTTTAATTTTTTAACTTTTTATAACCTTA
Proteins encoded in this window:
- a CDS encoding D-sedoheptulose-7-phosphate isomerase, which encodes MTSLDKINSYFESSIQAKIETANALPPAIAQAAKAMVSCLENGGKVLVCGNGSSGVIAQHFTSKLLNHFEMERPPLPAIALTGDVATITAVGNHYGFSQIFAKQVAALGNEDDILLVITTSGDSENILSAVEEAHDLEMKVIALTGGSGGALQNMYNTDDIELRVPSDNIANIQENHFLIVHCLCDIIDQKLFAGLED
- a CDS encoding outer membrane protein assembly factor BamE; this translates as MFRPITKNLCLLIAAFSLSACGIIQPYTAPVPQGKEIKDKKLFEIKPNMTKSEVTYILGSPDIIDTFNPNQYVYINTYKRNMQDTQFSESKLILTFNNQDRLIGISGNYAPPTKDPVF
- the rpsT gene encoding 30S ribosomal protein S20, encoding MANSKQAKKRIIQAERNRQHNVARRSMMRTFLKKTAYAIEKGDVEAAKENFAKVVPILDKYASKGLIHKNKAARHKSRLSAKIKALATAA